The proteins below come from a single Oncorhynchus keta strain PuntledgeMale-10-30-2019 chromosome 1, Oket_V2, whole genome shotgun sequence genomic window:
- the LOC118375444 gene encoding period circadian protein-like isoform X2 has product MAHLRSMDVKILQQLVAVHEGIEACKWLLEERGTLTSRCSSLTSSQYSLGEGPGGDTWRGSWSSLQDPLNDKLDNISIGSYLDTLADDMDEYGPSSSESVLCTTPLGTVTPTRTGAGTGAGAGTGRGAGRVAGEGSVAMAGVGAGSGVRQGTGGKVVVDPGSPQVKPDIPNKESSIWIKATEAVKGTTITKDTKDPGQTQQPSKSNSALDKAVRQARGPTDSARVCLAEKLGKSQSPKPKPYKNGKIDVDAYKMNGKMHLGYDAHWRWVQSQDDVTFL; this is encoded by the coding sequence GCCCACCTGCGCTCGATGGATGTGAAGATCCTGCAGCAGCTGGTGGCGGTGCACGAGGGGATCGAGGCATGTAAGTGGCTCCTGGAGGAGCGCGGCACCCTGACCAGCCGCTGCAGCAGTCTGACCAGCAGCCAGTACAGCCTGGGAGAGGGCCCTggaggagacacctggaggggcaGCTGGAGCAGCCTGCAGGACCCCCTCAACGACAAGCTGGATAACATCTCTATAGGCAGTTATCTGGACACCCTTGCTGATGACATGGACGAGTACGGCCCTTCTAGTTCTGAGTCtgtgctgtgtactactccacTGGGGACTGTGACGCCCACTCGGACCGGGGCAGGGACAGGGGctggggcagggactgggagaggggctgggagagTTGCTGGAGAAGGGTCAGTGGCTATGGCAGGGGTTGGGGCTGGATCTGGGGTACGACAAGGCACAGGGGGCAAGGTAGTTGTTGATCCTGGCTCTCCCCAAGTCAAGCCAGACATCCCAAATAAGGAGTCTTCCATTTGGATTAAGGCCACAGAGGCAGTGAAAGGAACCACCATCACCAAGGATACCAaggaccccggccaaacccagcaGCCCAGTAAGAGCAACAGCGCCCTGGATAAAGCAGTCAGGCAAGCACGAGGACCTACTGATTCAGCCCGGGTCTGCCTGGCTGAAAAGCTGGGGAAAAGCCAGAGCCCCAAACCCAAACCCTATAAGAATGGCAAGATAGACGTAGATGCCTACAAGATGAACGGCAAGATGCACCTGGGGTATGATGCCCACTGGCGATGGGTGCAGTCGCAGGACGATGTGACATTTCTATGA
- the LOC118375444 gene encoding period circadian protein-like isoform X3, translating to MDVKILQQLVAVHEGIEACKWLLEERGTLTSRCSSLTSSQYSLGEGPGGDTWRGSWSSLQDPLNDKLDNISIGSYLDTLADDMDEYGPSSSESVLCTTPLGTVTPTRTGAGTGAGAGTGRGAGRVAGEGSVAMAGVGAGSGVRQGTGGKVVVDPGSPQVKPDIPNKESSIWIKATEAVKGTTITKDTKDPGQTQQPSKSNSALDKAVRQARGPTDSARVCLAEKLGKSQSPKPKPYKNGKIDVDAYKMNGKMHLGYDAHWRWVQSQDDVTFL from the coding sequence ATGGATGTGAAGATCCTGCAGCAGCTGGTGGCGGTGCACGAGGGGATCGAGGCATGTAAGTGGCTCCTGGAGGAGCGCGGCACCCTGACCAGCCGCTGCAGCAGTCTGACCAGCAGCCAGTACAGCCTGGGAGAGGGCCCTggaggagacacctggaggggcaGCTGGAGCAGCCTGCAGGACCCCCTCAACGACAAGCTGGATAACATCTCTATAGGCAGTTATCTGGACACCCTTGCTGATGACATGGACGAGTACGGCCCTTCTAGTTCTGAGTCtgtgctgtgtactactccacTGGGGACTGTGACGCCCACTCGGACCGGGGCAGGGACAGGGGctggggcagggactgggagaggggctgggagagTTGCTGGAGAAGGGTCAGTGGCTATGGCAGGGGTTGGGGCTGGATCTGGGGTACGACAAGGCACAGGGGGCAAGGTAGTTGTTGATCCTGGCTCTCCCCAAGTCAAGCCAGACATCCCAAATAAGGAGTCTTCCATTTGGATTAAGGCCACAGAGGCAGTGAAAGGAACCACCATCACCAAGGATACCAaggaccccggccaaacccagcaGCCCAGTAAGAGCAACAGCGCCCTGGATAAAGCAGTCAGGCAAGCACGAGGACCTACTGATTCAGCCCGGGTCTGCCTGGCTGAAAAGCTGGGGAAAAGCCAGAGCCCCAAACCCAAACCCTATAAGAATGGCAAGATAGACGTAGATGCCTACAAGATGAACGGCAAGATGCACCTGGGGTATGATGCCCACTGGCGATGGGTGCAGTCGCAGGACGATGTGACATTTCTATGA